In the genome of Croceimicrobium hydrocarbonivorans, one region contains:
- a CDS encoding DUF695 domain-containing protein, with protein sequence MGLLSFFKSNKEDLDWDTIRSTEGVYPPNSITILMTETETGKPATGWLDLAYKDYPYKKYCPYNLQFSVEIDDSGSEELDMGTIEDYFKDLLKKECVVHVVARVATDFGMIMDMYIDNPEFAQATLMDLNEKEDKWIEFGCGFKYDPKWKEYRRIASLVG encoded by the coding sequence ATGGGACTACTCAGTTTTTTTAAAAGCAACAAGGAAGATCTGGATTGGGATACAATTCGGTCTACTGAAGGGGTTTATCCCCCTAATTCTATTACTATTCTAATGACGGAGACTGAAACCGGCAAGCCGGCAACGGGTTGGCTGGATTTAGCTTATAAAGATTACCCTTATAAAAAGTATTGTCCCTACAATCTTCAGTTTAGCGTGGAAATAGATGATTCAGGCTCTGAAGAATTAGATATGGGAACTATTGAGGATTACTTTAAGGATCTTCTTAAAAAAGAATGCGTGGTTCATGTAGTGGCAAGAGTCGCTACTGATTTTGGGATGATCATGGATATGTATATTGATAATCCCGAATTTGCCCAGGCTACCTTAATGGATTTAAATGAAAAGGAAGACAAATGGATCGAGTTCGGCTGCGGCTTTAAATACGATCCTAAGTGGAAGGAGTATAGGAGGATTGCAAGCTTGGTGGGGTGA
- a CDS encoding YiiX family permuted papain-like enzyme, translating to MYQFGEVVVQDVELREAHSLEQRIQSGDIIFQSSKSAQSKAIQLATHSPYSHMGIIYEKQGQYFVYEAVQPVRLTPLKKWIARGKEGHYVIKRLKNADQVLDSITLKKMRRIGEQYMGKPYDIYFEWSDDKMYCSELVWKIYQQATGIEIGALERLADFDLSHDQVKAKLKERYGDQIPLDEKVISPAAMFNSDKLMNVDSVIILN from the coding sequence ATGTATCAATTCGGAGAAGTGGTCGTCCAAGATGTTGAGCTAAGGGAAGCTCATTCCCTCGAACAAAGGATTCAAAGTGGCGATATAATTTTCCAAAGCTCAAAGTCAGCTCAAAGCAAAGCCATTCAATTGGCGACCCACTCTCCATACAGTCATATGGGGATAATTTATGAGAAGCAAGGCCAGTATTTCGTTTATGAGGCGGTACAGCCGGTACGCCTAACACCCCTTAAAAAATGGATCGCTCGAGGTAAAGAGGGGCATTATGTAATAAAGCGTTTGAAAAACGCAGACCAGGTTCTAGATTCAATCACCTTGAAGAAAATGAGGCGAATAGGAGAGCAATATATGGGCAAGCCCTATGATATATACTTTGAATGGTCTGACGATAAAATGTATTGCTCTGAATTGGTATGGAAAATTTACCAGCAGGCAACTGGAATTGAAATCGGGGCTTTAGAAAGGCTTGCGGACTTTGACCTTAGTCATGATCAGGTTAAAGCTAAATTGAAAGAGCGATACGGGGATCAGATTCCATTGGATGAAAAGGTGATTTCTCCTGCTGCCATGTTTAATTCGGATAAGCTAATGAATGTGGATAGTGTTATAATTCTAAATTAA
- a CDS encoding MBOAT family O-acyltransferase codes for MSYTIDVYKRKLEPTKDLIGFLAFVSFFPQLVAGPIERASNLLPQFYKPRHFDYKKAVDGLRQMLWGLFKKMVIADNCANFANQTFGGISDYNGSALVLGAIFFTIQIYADFSGYSDIAIGTARLFGFNLMKNFSYPYFSRNIPEAWRKWHISLTTWFRDYLYLPLALKHRKSTTKLAFITVLQFLVIGFWHGANWTFIVWGAIHATYMLPFVLFRKEMVQYTGLVAEGKIMPSVKEMLQMMKVFSLTGFSMIFFRAESISHAWAYLNGIFSPSLLAMPNLAGGKKALGIILMVMVFFLVEWLYRKDKHSLETLGLNWKRRYRWALYGFLGILLFYFGGARQDFIYFDF; via the coding sequence TTGAGCTACACAATAGATGTCTATAAGCGAAAATTAGAGCCTACTAAAGATTTAATCGGATTTTTAGCTTTTGTGAGCTTTTTCCCACAATTAGTGGCTGGTCCAATTGAGAGGGCCTCCAATCTTTTACCGCAATTTTATAAACCGAGACATTTTGATTATAAAAAGGCAGTAGATGGCTTACGTCAAATGCTTTGGGGATTATTTAAAAAAATGGTTATTGCGGATAACTGTGCCAATTTCGCTAATCAAACTTTTGGGGGAATTTCAGATTATAATGGAAGTGCACTGGTATTAGGCGCCATATTTTTCACCATTCAAATCTATGCTGACTTTTCAGGTTATTCCGATATAGCAATTGGCACTGCTCGCCTTTTCGGTTTTAACTTGATGAAGAACTTTTCCTATCCGTATTTTTCGAGGAATATACCTGAGGCTTGGCGCAAATGGCATATATCGCTTACAACCTGGTTTAGGGATTACTTATATCTGCCATTAGCCTTGAAGCATAGAAAAAGTACCACAAAGCTGGCCTTTATAACGGTATTACAATTCTTAGTAATTGGCTTTTGGCATGGGGCAAACTGGACATTCATTGTATGGGGCGCTATCCATGCAACCTACATGTTACCATTTGTTCTATTCAGAAAGGAAATGGTTCAGTATACCGGACTGGTAGCAGAAGGCAAGATCATGCCTTCAGTTAAAGAAATGCTTCAGATGATGAAGGTATTTAGTCTTACGGGCTTTTCCATGATTTTCTTCCGGGCAGAAAGTATAAGCCATGCTTGGGCTTATCTCAATGGAATTTTTTCACCTTCCTTATTAGCCATGCCCAATTTAGCAGGAGGAAAGAAAGCGCTTGGAATTATATTAATGGTCATGGTTTTCTTTTTGGTGGAATGGCTCTATCGAAAAGACAAGCATAGCTTGGAAACTTTGGGTTTAAACTGGAAAAGAAGGTATCGGTGGGCATTGTATGGTTTCTTAGGGATTCTCTTATTTTATTTCGGTGGAGCCCGACAGGATTTTATCTATTTTGATTTTTAG
- a CDS encoding SulP family inorganic anion transporter — MTFKFLKEDLSASLVVFLVAVPLCLGIAVASGASPLSGLIAGLVGGIVVGSISGSQLSVSGPAAGLTAIVLDAITSLPTFNAFLLAVVIAGVIQFLLGSFKAGVIGYYFPTAVIKGMLSAIGLILILKQIPHALGDDKDYEGDSTFIQFDDQNTFTEIVMAIQNPAMGAVIISLVALALLILFDSQFFKRFSIFKIIPPALLAVLSGVGLNSLFSAYKPEWALQDLHLVSIPTSEDLGGLWAQFSFPDWSHFSNPDIYMIAITIALVASIETLLSIEATDKLDPKKRITPANRELQAQGVGNMLSGLLGGLPVTAVIVRSSANISSGAQTKLAAIFHGVWIVLSIIFLADIMNLIPLSALAAVLLVVGYKLVKPSLVKSMYKKGLNQFIPFVVTIVAILLTDLLIGIGIGMVVMVFYILKSNFFSAVHYENLGNNKILIRLNKDVSFLNKAIILNHLEKVHSGAEVTLDARRAEFIDMDIQEVIDDFVQSAPERNIKIDYRPFIPH; from the coding sequence ATGACCTTTAAATTTCTCAAAGAAGACCTCTCAGCCTCCCTCGTTGTATTCCTGGTCGCCGTGCCTCTCTGTTTGGGTATTGCCGTGGCCTCTGGCGCCTCACCTCTATCGGGCTTAATTGCCGGTTTAGTAGGCGGCATTGTGGTAGGCAGCATTTCCGGTTCTCAATTGAGTGTGAGTGGTCCGGCAGCCGGTTTAACGGCTATCGTTTTAGATGCCATAACTTCCTTACCCACCTTTAATGCCTTCCTACTCGCGGTAGTAATAGCCGGGGTCATTCAGTTTTTATTGGGCAGCTTTAAGGCCGGAGTAATTGGTTACTACTTCCCTACGGCCGTAATTAAAGGCATGCTTTCGGCTATTGGACTGATCCTAATCCTCAAGCAAATTCCCCATGCCCTAGGCGACGATAAAGATTATGAAGGGGATAGTACCTTTATCCAATTCGATGATCAAAACACTTTTACCGAAATTGTAATGGCTATCCAGAACCCAGCTATGGGTGCGGTGATCATAAGCCTGGTTGCACTTGCCCTGCTCATTCTTTTCGATAGCCAATTCTTTAAACGCTTCTCCATTTTTAAAATCATTCCCCCTGCCCTTTTAGCTGTACTGAGTGGCGTAGGTCTCAATAGCCTTTTTTCTGCTTACAAACCCGAATGGGCCCTGCAAGACCTGCATTTGGTAAGCATCCCTACCAGTGAGGATTTAGGGGGGCTCTGGGCCCAATTTAGCTTTCCGGATTGGTCGCATTTTAGCAATCCTGATATTTATATGATTGCGATAACCATCGCCTTAGTAGCCAGTATTGAAACCCTTCTAAGCATTGAAGCGACCGATAAACTGGATCCTAAGAAAAGGATTACTCCTGCTAACCGCGAATTACAGGCTCAAGGTGTAGGCAATATGCTAAGCGGCCTATTAGGTGGATTACCTGTTACCGCCGTAATTGTTCGCTCCTCAGCAAATATCAGCTCTGGAGCTCAAACTAAGCTGGCTGCAATTTTTCACGGTGTCTGGATTGTTCTGAGTATTATTTTCCTGGCGGATATCATGAATCTCATTCCCCTCTCAGCTCTGGCAGCTGTTCTATTGGTGGTAGGCTATAAATTGGTGAAACCCTCCCTGGTTAAATCCATGTACAAAAAGGGCCTCAATCAATTTATCCCTTTTGTTGTAACTATCGTAGCTATCTTATTAACCGACCTGCTTATTGGCATTGGCATTGGTATGGTGGTGATGGTATTCTACATCCTAAAAAGCAATTTCTTTAGTGCCGTACATTATGAGAACTTAGGGAATAACAAAATCCTCATTCGCTTGAATAAGGATGTCTCCTTCCTCAATAAGGCCATTATCCTCAACCACCTGGAAAAGGTGCACAGCGGAGCGGAGGTTACCCTAGATGCCCGTCGTGCAGAATTTATTGATATGGATATTCAAGAGGTGATTGATGATTTTGTGCAATCAGCCCCCGAGCGCAATATTAAAATTGACTATCGGCCTTTTATTCCGCATTAA
- a CDS encoding LytR/AlgR family response regulator transcription factor yields MKVLKQISFWLIALLIMTLIYQSLLGSFSAALMLATFLLPGAALMNYGLLLWRRSQSNWRWLHLFYLLLFSLYFEWLGMVGAYWFIFELQFDRLPKVLVNPLFLWLYMLFFTLVQDRLFRPTKVEKEREAGPLWFELISDRKQIKIDLRKLLYIESKNEQCTFFMEQEQLQTRERISQLEERLPQGFLRVHRSFIINPEQAQSIHPTEVSIGGTEIPVSRSYKSRVQDYLQQIEALSLNAE; encoded by the coding sequence GTGAAAGTACTGAAACAAATTTCATTCTGGTTGATCGCTTTGCTGATCATGACCCTCATTTACCAGAGTCTTTTAGGGAGTTTTTCAGCCGCCTTAATGCTGGCTACATTTCTATTGCCGGGTGCGGCTTTAATGAACTATGGCCTTTTACTATGGAGAAGGTCTCAAAGTAATTGGCGATGGTTACATTTATTCTACCTCTTGCTTTTTTCGCTTTATTTTGAATGGTTGGGAATGGTAGGGGCCTATTGGTTCATATTCGAATTGCAATTTGATCGCCTGCCCAAGGTTCTTGTAAATCCTCTGTTTCTCTGGCTTTATATGCTCTTCTTTACTTTGGTTCAGGATCGACTATTTCGTCCTACCAAAGTGGAAAAGGAAAGAGAGGCTGGTCCGCTGTGGTTTGAATTAATCTCGGATCGAAAGCAAATCAAGATTGATCTGCGCAAATTGCTCTACATCGAAAGCAAGAATGAGCAGTGTACCTTTTTTATGGAGCAAGAACAATTGCAAACCCGTGAGCGTATATCGCAGTTGGAAGAGCGTTTGCCACAGGGCTTTTTAAGGGTGCATCGTTCCTTCATTATTAATCCGGAGCAGGCCCAAAGCATCCATCCCACGGAAGTGAGTATTGGCGGCACCGAAATTCCGGTTTCACGTTCCTATAAAAGTCGGGTGCAAGATTATCTTCAGCAGATCGAGGCTTTGTCGCTTAATGCGGAATAA
- a CDS encoding MotA/TolQ/ExbB proton channel family protein, which translates to MLEFFYMGGPLFMSLISLAQIAMFIAMILHFQGKDTRHLVREAGLLALALGILGQLIGLYEAFKGIEQMGGVSSAMLAGGLKVSMITTLYGLVGFIISRLYLLIRK; encoded by the coding sequence ATGCTAGAGTTTTTTTACATGGGTGGTCCGCTTTTTATGAGCTTGATCAGCCTGGCCCAAATCGCTATGTTCATCGCAATGATTTTACATTTTCAAGGTAAAGACACCCGACATTTAGTACGTGAGGCAGGTTTGCTTGCTCTTGCCCTGGGAATCTTAGGTCAGCTTATTGGGCTATACGAAGCCTTTAAAGGCATTGAACAAATGGGTGGGGTTTCCTCAGCTATGTTAGCTGGCGGACTTAAAGTTTCTATGATTACCACTCTGTATGGATTGGTAGGTTTCATCATTAGCCGGCTATACTTGCTTATCCGTAAGTAA
- a CDS encoding ligand-binding sensor domain-containing protein: MFPANIPFTTKYKFYWNSILVVLICPLIVLSQDIPYCHYSVNEGLPSSQVYNAVQDKNGLLWFSTDRGLVRYDGIEYKTFTREDGLPENSILRLFPQDDGSIWGISLNSKLFYFDYQDQIIHPYSFNDSIPQIENRPKILSIYRSPDHYLYLAFSGLGFYRLDSLGLVEHFGLESDPSEQLPFYLVGLKSKLTPNQNTFVFALKEPNLSRELFPYADLDSVLIDREAWSPHYRMTWPSGRAPLYYYYNQCYYQPKAPPIKTQSRIFGIGAFNSQYFWIAESGKGLKIYRSDGSLIDSILPNKSISDVLVDQSGGWWICTLYSGIYYLKNPYFRKIALPSHFDENLDQIDHHPQEGILAGTYLIPSIYSIAQKAEIYP, from the coding sequence ATGTTCCCAGCAAATATTCCTTTTACAACTAAGTACAAGTTTTATTGGAATAGTATTTTAGTTGTTTTAATCTGTCCATTAATTGTACTTAGTCAGGATATTCCCTATTGTCATTATTCTGTAAACGAGGGCCTTCCCAGCTCTCAGGTCTATAATGCAGTACAGGATAAAAATGGACTGCTTTGGTTTTCTACAGATAGAGGATTGGTTCGATATGATGGAATTGAATACAAGACTTTTACCCGTGAAGATGGATTACCCGAAAATTCGATTTTAAGACTCTTCCCTCAGGATGATGGCAGTATTTGGGGCATAAGCCTCAACTCCAAGCTCTTCTATTTTGATTATCAAGATCAAATCATCCACCCCTATTCCTTTAATGATAGTATTCCTCAGATTGAAAACCGACCGAAGATTCTGAGTATTTACAGAAGTCCTGATCACTACCTCTATCTAGCTTTCTCAGGACTGGGTTTTTATCGCCTGGATTCTTTGGGTCTTGTTGAACATTTTGGTCTGGAATCTGACCCAAGTGAGCAATTACCTTTTTATTTGGTGGGACTCAAATCAAAACTGACTCCAAACCAAAACACCTTTGTCTTTGCCTTAAAAGAGCCCAATCTTAGTAGAGAACTCTTCCCTTATGCCGATTTGGACTCAGTTCTGATAGACAGAGAGGCCTGGAGTCCGCATTACCGGATGACTTGGCCCTCAGGACGAGCCCCCCTCTATTACTATTACAATCAATGCTATTATCAGCCCAAGGCGCCTCCCATCAAAACGCAGTCTCGCATCTTCGGAATCGGGGCCTTCAACTCCCAATATTTCTGGATTGCTGAAAGTGGAAAGGGATTAAAAATCTATCGCTCCGATGGAAGTTTAATAGATTCTATTCTTCCTAATAAATCCATCAGTGATGTATTAGTAGATCAATCCGGAGGCTGGTGGATTTGCACCCTCTACTCCGGTATCTACTACCTTAAAAATCCCTACTTCCGAAAAATTGCCCTTCCCAGTCATTTTGATGAAAACCTGGATCAGATTGATCATCATCCGCAAGAAGGCATATTAGCGGGAACCTATCTCATTCCTTCTATTTATTCGATTGCTCAAAAAGCGGAGATCTATCCCTAA
- a CDS encoding LytTR family transcriptional regulator DNA-binding domain-containing protein produces the protein MSKEEYSNRLWIADQFYKAKSSLNLRSISEDPQSGEIYLIYQNPYIEVLDSNLQFHHYALDQRVLSACNSADSGWFIGSSNGLYHLDKNGKQRSLSHRYPGFQLPINQIAKHQNGYLFCSQGNGLIVWNADSVFSIRAKDGLISDFLENLYIDNENQVWLISKQGFSRIQFDSQWQAQIRTTGPGSGLPEGELRNLVVDDNLLWFTSSSGLYTYAYTQDTIASIEKSFLHFKSLQAGSKTQPLASEELKLGANQNKLNIQFEDIFYRQKGAIQYRYRLKGLEEDWHYSKSGEAIYPEIPPGSYSFEVESNIANAGFKGHQGFSFNLAAPFYQQWWFYLLEALALASVLYAFFKVRILIYNRDLAREILRFTLRWLRRKSKILVIQDKGQITRIPVEDIWYLQASANYVEIVSMHGRHSTRGKISEMQEQLPEPLEFLRVHRSYIVRLDKIYQIHPKQITLLNGEKLPLGSSYQAELLKQAERKAGIKKRPIK, from the coding sequence GTGTCCAAAGAAGAATATTCGAATAGACTGTGGATTGCTGATCAATTCTATAAAGCTAAAAGCAGCTTAAACCTGCGCAGTATCAGCGAAGACCCTCAAAGCGGTGAAATCTATCTTATCTACCAAAATCCCTATATCGAGGTTTTGGATTCCAATTTACAATTCCACCATTATGCCTTAGATCAAAGGGTTTTATCCGCCTGTAATAGTGCCGACTCCGGATGGTTTATCGGTTCGTCCAATGGTCTTTATCATTTGGATAAAAATGGAAAGCAGAGATCCCTAAGCCATCGCTATCCAGGATTTCAATTACCGATTAACCAAATTGCCAAACACCAAAACGGCTATTTGTTTTGCAGTCAGGGTAATGGCTTAATCGTTTGGAATGCAGACAGTGTTTTCTCCATTAGAGCTAAAGATGGATTGATTTCCGATTTTTTAGAAAACCTTTATATCGATAATGAAAATCAAGTTTGGCTTATCAGTAAACAAGGCTTTAGTCGAATTCAATTCGACTCCCAATGGCAGGCTCAAATTCGGACTACCGGTCCTGGCTCCGGACTACCCGAAGGGGAATTACGCAATCTGGTGGTAGATGATAACTTGCTTTGGTTTACCAGCTCCAGCGGCTTGTACACTTATGCCTATACCCAAGATACCATCGCTTCGATTGAAAAGTCATTTCTTCATTTTAAAAGCCTTCAAGCCGGTTCCAAAACCCAGCCTTTAGCCAGCGAAGAGCTAAAACTAGGCGCCAATCAAAACAAATTGAATATTCAGTTTGAGGACATCTTTTACCGTCAAAAGGGTGCTATACAATATCGATATCGACTTAAAGGTCTTGAAGAAGACTGGCATTATTCCAAATCCGGTGAGGCGATCTATCCCGAAATTCCGCCTGGTAGCTATAGCTTCGAAGTAGAGTCTAATATTGCTAATGCCGGCTTCAAAGGTCATCAGGGCTTTAGTTTTAATCTTGCTGCTCCATTCTATCAGCAATGGTGGTTCTATCTTCTGGAGGCATTGGCGCTTGCCTCGGTACTCTATGCTTTTTTCAAGGTTCGCATCCTGATTTACAATCGTGATTTGGCCCGGGAAATTTTACGTTTCACTCTAAGGTGGTTACGGCGTAAAAGTAAAATCTTGGTTATTCAAGATAAGGGTCAAATTACCCGGATTCCGGTGGAAGATATTTGGTATTTACAGGCTTCTGCCAATTATGTGGAAATTGTTAGCATGCACGGTCGACATAGCACCCGCGGCAAAATCAGCGAAATGCAAGAGCAACTCCCAGAGCCGCTGGAGTTTTTGCGGGTACATCGCTCCTACATCGTTCGTTTGGATAAGATCTACCAGATTCATCCCAAGCAAATTACCTTACTGAATGGTGAAAAGCTTCCTTTGGGAAGCTCCTACCAAGCGGAACTATTGAAACAGGCTGAGCGAAAAGCGGGCATAAAAAAACGCCCCATAAAATGA
- the nqrF gene encoding NADH:ubiquinone reductase (Na(+)-transporting) subunit F, with protein sequence MVLLSTSTVIISSIVVFFLLIILLVSVLLGAKAKLSPSGPVTLNINGEDRQVDSGSTLLTTLGNEKIFLPSACGGGGTCAMCKCQVVEGGGEILPTEVGYFTRKEVQEKWRLGCQVKVRGDMKIHVPEEIFGIKKWECEVVSNYNVASFIKEFVVKLPEGENLDFEAGGYIQIDVPACEVDYKDIDITAHPRLGRKPDDFQSEWDKFGLWDLKMKNDETIFRAYSMANHPAEGNIVMLNIRIATPPWDRAKNGWMDVNPGICSSYVFNQKPGDKVTVSGPYGEFFIKETEAEMLYIGGGAGMAPMRSHLFHLFHTLKTGRKVSYWYGGRSKRELFYLDDFQKIEAEFPNFQFHVVLSEPLPEDNWTEKKSVDDKEGDGFTGFVHQAVIDQYLSKHAEPEEIEFYFCGPPMMNAAVLKMCDDWGVPPENVSFDDFGG encoded by the coding sequence ATGGTATTATTATCGACCAGTACGGTTATCATTTCCAGTATCGTAGTCTTCTTTTTACTGATTATTCTGTTGGTATCTGTACTTCTGGGCGCCAAAGCCAAGCTTTCTCCCAGTGGACCTGTTACCTTGAATATCAACGGCGAAGACCGTCAAGTAGACTCTGGTAGCACCTTACTTACTACCCTTGGTAACGAGAAAATTTTCCTTCCTTCTGCCTGTGGTGGTGGCGGTACTTGTGCCATGTGTAAATGCCAGGTTGTTGAAGGTGGTGGTGAAATTCTTCCTACCGAGGTAGGTTACTTTACCCGTAAAGAAGTACAAGAAAAATGGCGCTTAGGTTGCCAGGTGAAGGTTCGTGGAGATATGAAAATCCACGTTCCAGAAGAGATCTTTGGTATTAAGAAGTGGGAATGCGAAGTGGTTTCTAACTACAACGTAGCTTCCTTTATTAAAGAATTCGTGGTTAAATTACCGGAAGGTGAAAACCTCGATTTCGAAGCCGGTGGTTATATCCAAATTGATGTTCCTGCTTGTGAAGTAGATTATAAGGATATCGATATCACCGCTCATCCACGTTTAGGACGTAAACCTGACGATTTCCAATCAGAGTGGGATAAGTTTGGTCTTTGGGATCTTAAGATGAAGAATGATGAAACCATCTTCCGTGCTTACTCCATGGCCAATCACCCTGCAGAAGGTAATATCGTGATGTTGAACATTCGTATTGCTACTCCACCTTGGGATCGTGCTAAAAACGGATGGATGGATGTAAATCCTGGAATCTGTTCTTCTTATGTATTTAATCAAAAGCCTGGTGATAAGGTAACCGTATCCGGTCCTTACGGAGAGTTCTTTATTAAAGAAACCGAGGCCGAGATGCTTTATATCGGTGGTGGTGCAGGTATGGCGCCCATGCGTTCACACTTATTCCACTTATTCCACACCTTAAAGACCGGCCGTAAAGTAAGTTACTGGTACGGTGGTCGTTCTAAGCGTGAGCTTTTCTACCTGGATGATTTCCAGAAAATTGAAGCGGAATTCCCGAACTTCCAGTTCCACGTTGTACTTTCTGAGCCATTACCAGAAGATAACTGGACTGAAAAGAAAAGTGTAGATGATAAGGAAGGAGATGGATTTACCGGTTTTGTACACCAAGCCGTAATCGATCAGTACCTTTCTAAGCATGCAGAACCCGAAGAAATTGAGTTCTATTTCTGTGGACCTCCTATGATGAACGCCGCCGTATTAAAGATGTGCGACGACTGGGGTGTACCACCAGAAAACGTAAGTTTCGACGACTTCGGTGGCTAA
- the nqrE gene encoding NADH:ubiquinone reductase (Na(+)-transporting) subunit E translates to MQELINIFVKSIFVENMIFAYFLGMCSYLAVSKKVNTAVGLGAAVIFVLGITVPVNYLLENYILKEGALSWLGPDFAEVDLSFLSFIMFIAVIASMVQLVEMIVEKFAPALYGALGIFLPLIAVNCSILGGALFMQERNYNTIGEATVFGLGSGVGWFLAIVAIAAIREKIRYSHIPAPLRGLGITFIVTGLMGIAFMAFMGIKL, encoded by the coding sequence ATGCAAGAGTTAATAAACATATTTGTAAAATCCATCTTTGTTGAGAACATGATCTTTGCCTACTTCTTAGGCATGTGTTCTTACTTGGCAGTATCGAAGAAAGTAAATACTGCGGTGGGCTTAGGAGCAGCGGTAATCTTTGTATTAGGCATTACCGTTCCGGTGAACTACTTACTGGAAAACTACATTTTGAAAGAAGGCGCTTTAAGCTGGTTAGGACCGGATTTCGCTGAAGTTGACTTAAGCTTCTTAAGCTTTATCATGTTCATCGCGGTAATTGCCTCTATGGTGCAGTTGGTAGAAATGATTGTAGAGAAGTTTGCACCGGCTCTATACGGAGCTTTGGGTATCTTCTTGCCTTTGATCGCGGTAAACTGTTCTATCCTTGGTGGTGCCCTCTTTATGCAAGAGCGTAACTATAATACCATTGGTGAAGCTACTGTATTCGGTTTAGGTAGTGGAGTGGGTTGGTTCTTAGCCATCGTTGCTATTGCAGCCATCCGCGAAAAAATCCGTTACTCCCATATTCCAGCCCCTTTGCGTGGTTTAGGAATTACCTTTATCGTAACCGGATTGATGGGAATCGCCTTCATGGCCTTCATGGGAATTAAATTGTAA
- a CDS encoding NADH:ubiquinone reductase (Na(+)-transporting) subunit D, with the protein MAEVQEVKKERESLFSKKNRKLITDPLNDSNPITVQVLGICSALAITVKLYPALVMSLSVLFVLSAGNVVISLMRNLIPNRIRIIVQLVVVASLVILVDQVLKAYVYDVSKELSVFVGLIITNCIIMGRFEAFALGNTPWKSFLDGLGNGFGYAWILLTVAFFRELLGSGQLFGFQIVPESWYLSEGGFYSNNGLMLLPPMALITVGIIIWVQRSRNTELIEEN; encoded by the coding sequence ATGGCGGAAGTACAAGAAGTAAAGAAGGAGCGTGAATCGCTCTTTAGCAAGAAAAACCGCAAACTGATTACGGACCCCCTTAACGACAGTAACCCGATTACCGTTCAGGTTTTAGGTATCTGCTCGGCCCTTGCGATTACCGTAAAGCTGTATCCGGCTTTGGTAATGTCGCTTTCGGTATTGTTCGTATTGAGTGCCGGTAACGTAGTGATCTCTTTAATGCGTAACCTGATTCCTAACCGAATCCGGATTATCGTTCAATTGGTAGTAGTTGCCAGCTTGGTAATTTTAGTAGACCAGGTATTGAAAGCTTATGTATACGATGTTAGTAAAGAGCTTTCGGTATTCGTAGGTCTTATTATCACTAACTGTATTATCATGGGACGTTTCGAGGCCTTCGCCTTGGGTAATACCCCTTGGAAATCTTTCCTTGATGGTTTAGGTAATGGATTCGGATATGCCTGGATCTTATTAACCGTAGCTTTCTTCCGTGAATTATTGGGATCCGGTCAATTGTTCGGATTTCAAATTGTACCTGAGTCTTGGTACTTAAGCGAAGGAGGTTTTTACAGCAATAACGGTTTAATGCTTTTACCTCCAATGGCCCTTATTACCGTAGGGATTATCATTTGGGTACAGCGTTCACGTAACACTGAATTGATCGAAGAAAACTAA